The following nucleotide sequence is from Basilea psittacipulmonis DSM 24701.
CAATCCCATTAATTTGGATTTCGCGTTTGACTGTATCTCTCGTTGTTCCTGCAATGGATGTAACTATAGCAACCTCTTCTTCAGCCAAAGCGTTCAATAGACTAGATTTACCTACATTTGGTTCACCAGCCAATACTACGTACAACCCTTCTCTAACAATCATGCCTTGTTTTGCTTTTGCAAAAACTTCATTTAATTCTTTTTGAATAGCATCGAGTTGTTCTTTGGCTTTATATTCTTTAATAAATTCAATATCTTCCTCAGGAAAATCTAATGTAGCTTCCACGAGCATTCTTAGATGAATAATTTGATCGTTTAATTTATTAATTTTTTCAGAAAAAGCCCCACGTAAAGACTGAATCGCACTTTTTGCTGCTGCTTGACTCGATGCATCAATCAAATCCGCTACAGCCTCTGCTTGCGTTAAATCCATACGGTTGTTTAAAAAAGCACGTTTTGTAAACTCACCTGCTTCTGCTAACCGCATTGAAATAAAACTTCCTTTTTTTAAACATAGACTCAATAATCTTTGCATAACGGCAATACCGCCATGACCTTGAAGTTCTAATACATCTTCACCTGTGTAAGAATGCGGCCCTTTAAAGTATAAAACCACCCCTTCATCTATAATTTCGTCTTCATCTTTAAAAGACAAAAAATAGGCTTTTCTTGGTTCGAGGCTTTTTCCAAAAAAATTTAAAATATACTGAGTCAAATCCTTATAGGAAATGCGTATTACACCAATGCCCCCTTTACCTGGGGCGGTAGCTACTGCAACAATCGGATCTTTATCAGTAATCATGTGGATAACTTTGTGAATAAATATTCAATCAAAACAAAAATATTTAATATTTTATTTATAAAATAAAATAACTATTTGATATTAATAAACAAAAAAAGTTTTCTTTGTTAAATTAAAAATTGTCAAAATTATTAACTCATGTGGATAAGTTAGTTGATAATCTTAATTTAAGTTCTTCGGCTATTGCTTCAATCTCTTGTTTATTAACGTTTTCTTGGGCATGTCTATTTAATTTTTTACCCTCATAACACGGTACTAAATGAAAATGTACTTGAAAAATTGTTTGTCCTCCAGCATCAAAATTATATTGTTTTAATTGCAATCCATCCGCTCGAGTCACTTCCATCAACACGGGAGCAATTTTTTTAACGGTATTCATGCAAGCAATAAGTGATTGATTATCCAAATCAAATAAAGTTGGTGCAGGAGATTTAGTTATAACTAGTGTATGTCCTTTGCTTTCTGGCATAATATCCATGATAGCAACTGTAAATTCATCTTCATAAATCTTAAAACTCGGTATTTCGTTTCTAATGATTTTAGAAAATATATTGTTGGGATCAAAATCTAGTTTTTTCATAGTAACCTCTCATTTACAGTATAAGTTTATCGAAAAATTGACTATCTTTAAAGTATTTTTTTTCTCCAAAACTAAGTAAAAACTCTTCATATTGTGGATAACTATAGTAGAAGAAATATGACTAATAACTAAGGGATAACTTTTTAATAACTATAATAAGATATAAAAATTAAAATTTTTTCCAGTTTTTGTTAAGTAAAAATACCTAATTTTTTCAAATAAATTTTTTATTTTATCTTTATGAAAAATAAATGTATTTTTGACTTATTCAACTTATCCACAACCCATATAAAGAAAAATAAGTTTACAAAATTTAAATTAATACTTTTTTTGATTTTTCATTTTTTTTATTGAGTGTTGTTTAAATGCCAAAAGAAAAAAACATTCAA
It contains:
- the mnmE gene encoding tRNA uridine-5-carboxymethylaminomethyl(34) synthesis GTPase MnmE, yielding MITDKDPIVAVATAPGKGGIGVIRISYKDLTQYILNFFGKSLEPRKAYFLSFKDEDEIIDEGVVLYFKGPHSYTGEDVLELQGHGGIAVMQRLLSLCLKKGSFISMRLAEAGEFTKRAFLNNRMDLTQAEAVADLIDASSQAAAKSAIQSLRGAFSEKINKLNDQIIHLRMLVEATLDFPEEDIEFIKEYKAKEQLDAIQKELNEVFAKAKQGMIVREGLYVVLAGEPNVGKSSLLNALAEEEVAIVTSIAGTTRDTVKREIQINGIGLHIIDTAGLRKTDDEVENIGINRSWNEISKAQVLLHLKEINNESKELDEKILQKVSPNTPILNIINKIDLTDKPLKNDENTLYISAQTGQGIEELKTKLLTLAGLQELDNSFFIARQRHIEALNLCKTHLDNAYLNLNDELLDLFAEELRLAHDALGKITGTFSSDDLLGKIFGSFCIGK
- a CDS encoding HIT family protein, with the translated sequence MKKLDFDPNNIFSKIIRNEIPSFKIYEDEFTVAIMDIMPESKGHTLVITKSPAPTLFDLDNQSLIACMNTVKKIAPVLMEVTRADGLQLKQYNFDAGGQTIFQVHFHLVPCYEGKKLNRHAQENVNKQEIEAIAEELKLRLSTNLST